The window CAGCGAGCCCGGCCCGATGACGATCATGTCCGCGGTGCGGATGGACTCAAGCAGCCCGTCCACCGGCGCCGGGGCGCTGGGGCTCAGATGCACCTTGCGGATGCGACCCCGGGCGCGGCAGATGTTGCTCTCGCCCACCACCTCGGTGGAGTCCTCCATCTGGGCCACCAGGTCCACGGGGGCCAGGGTGCTCGGCAGCACGCGGCCCTTGGCGCCCAGGAGCGTGCCGGACACGCGCACCGCCTCCATGAAGTCGCCCTTGAGCTCGGCGAGCGCGGAGATGAGCAGGTTGCCCACCGCGTGGCCCGCGAGCCCCTTCTTGCCGGCGAAGCGGTATTGGAACACCTCGCTCAGCGGGCCCTTGCCCTCGGCGAGCGCCACGAGGCAGTTGCGCACGTCCCCGGGAGGCAGCGCGCCGCGCGTGCGGCGCAGGCGGCCGGAGCTGCCTCCGTCGTCGCTCATGGCCACCACCGCGGTGAGATCCAGCCCGGGCTCGCCTGGCTTCGGCGTCGCGCGCCGGGCCAGGCCCTTGAGCACCATGGGCAGTCCCGTTCCACCGCCCATGGCCACGATGCGCGTGGGCCTCAGCTCGAGCGCCTGCCGCAACTCGTTCTGCTCACCCGCCTGCTTCGCCGCGTCCTTCTGCGTGCTCCACGTCTCGTCGAGAACCAAATCCGACTCGATCATGTCCCTACCCCCTTCGACGCCCATCCAAAGAAAACGAGCCGCCGGGCCCCCCGGCGGCGCTAGCCCGTACCACCCTGCTCTACCGCGCGCCTCGCGCGAGCAGTACGTGCCTCACGGTGTGGAAGATGATGCTCATGTCCAGGAAAAGCGAGCCGTTCTTCACGTAGTACAGATCGAATTCCAACTTGTTGCGCGCGTCCTCCACCGAGGCCCCATAGGGGTAGCGGATCTGCGCCCACCCGGTGAGGCCCGGCTTGACGGCCTCGCGCAGCGCGTAGAACGGAATCTGCTGCTTGAGTTGCTCGATGAACACCGGGCGCTCGGGCCGAGGGCCCACGAAGCTCATGTCGCCGGTGAGGATGTTGAGCACCTGGGGAATCTCGTCGATGCGCGTCTTGCGGATGAAGCGGCCCACGCGGGTGACGCGGTCGTCGTTGGTGCGCGCCCACACCGCGCCGTTCTTCTCCGCGTCGGTGCGCATGCTGCGGAACTTCCACAGCCAGTAGGACTTGCCGTTGAGGCCCGTGCGCTCCTGCCGGTAGAAGAGCGGCCCCTTGGAGTCGAGCTTGATGGCGGCCATGACGATGAGCAGGAAGGGCGCCGCGCAGATGAGCAGCGTGCTGGCCACGAGGATGTCGAACACGCGCTTGGCGGCGCGTCGGGCACCCGACACCGTCAGCTCGTCGGCGAAGGCGAAGTCGCTGGTGCGCAGGTGCGTCACCGGGATGCGGCGCAGCACGCGCTCGCAGAAGCCGGCGGCCTCGTACACCCGGCGCCCGTCCAGACGGCAGCGCAAGAGCGCGTCCATCCAGTTGGCTCCGCGCATGTCGTCCGCGGCCTGCACCACGAAGTCCGCCTTGAGCCGCTCGGCCGTGACGTTGACGGGCTCGAGCGCCTGGCTGCCCACGCGCGGCCGGCGGGGATCCACCATGGCCACCACGTGGAAGCTGTCCTCGCCGCCCTGCTCGATGGCGGTGGCGAGCGCGCGCGCCTTGAGGCCGTCGCCCACGATGAGCACCCGGCTGGGCCCGCCCACCACGGCGCGCAGCGAGTAGCGCACCAGGCCCGTTCCCACCAGCGCGCCCACGGCCCCACCCAGCAGCGCCCCGGGAGGCAGTTGGATGGGCAGCACCGCCGGCGCCACCAGCATCAGCAACCCGACGACGGCCGTGGTCACCCCGGCCGCCTTGAGCAGCCGCGCGCCCCGGCCCCGGTCCTCCGCCGCCACCCTCAGGTCATACAAATCCATGAGGTAGAGCGAGAACTGGAACGTGGGGACGAACGTCACCCCCAGGAGCATCAGCCCCGTCATGGAGCGGGCCAGCGCGAGGCTACCGTCCGCCGGTGCCAGCATCCGCGCACACGCCATCGCGCCCAGAACACAGGCCAGGGCGATCGCGGCTCCCTCGATGAGGAACAGGGTCAGCTTCCTGGCCGAAAAATAGTGATGGAATACCCGAAGCACGTATCTCCTCCGTCCGCCCACGCCAACGCAGTCCACACACCTCACGCACCTCCGGCCACGGGGGACACCTGCTCCCCCCGTGGCCGGAAGTCCGTGGCGTTACTTCTTGTTGCTGGAGTACTCCTTCAGGTAGGGCGCGGCGCTCATCTCCGCGCCGTTGAGCACGCAACCCAACACTGGCGCCCCGCCCAGCTGCTCCATGGCCTGGGTGACCGTCTTGGCCTGGGAGTGGTGGGCACGCACCACCATGAGCAGGCCGTCCGTCTGGTGCCCGAGGATGGACGCGTCCGCGAAGGGCAGCGTCGGCGGCAGGTCCACGTAGATCTCATCGAAGTGGTCGCGCACCAGCTTGAGGAACTGCTTCATCCGGGCGCTGGCCAGCGCCTGGGTGGGCTCCTCGGGCGTGCCACCCGCGGTGATGACCGCCATGCGCGTGGCATGGAAGCGGCGCACCAGCTCGCGCACCTCGCACTCGCCGGAGAGCAGCTCGGAGAGCCCGGGGCGGCCCCGGATACCGAGCACCTGGGCCACCTGGCCCCGGCGCAGGTCCGCGTCGATGAGCAGGATGCGGCGCTCGGGGTTGGCCCGGGCGGCGGCCAGGGCGAGGTTCACCGTCGTCACCGTCTTGCCCTCGCCGGGCATGGCCGAGGTGATACCCACCACCTTCAGGGGGCGCAGCTCGCGCATGCGCTCGAGCCTGTAATAAAGACTGCGGTACTGCTCGGCCGCGATCGAGGCGGGCGCCGTGAGCGACACCACCCGATTGTCCACCGCGTTCGGCGAGCCCGCGGACTCATCCACTCGGGGAAGGAAGTTCCCCGCCCGTTCCATGGTCTTTTCCATCTTGTTTCCCTCGGAGCCCGTGTTGTTCATCCGAAAATCCCCTAGTTGAGAGTCGAGTCCGTCGAGTTGGGAGGCACCACGTTGCGGGCCCCGGTCGCGGGCATCAGCACCCGCTTCTCCACCTTCCCTTGCATGTTCGGGACCACCGCCAGGACAGGCAGGGGCAGACGGTCACGCAGCTCCTGGGTGTCGCGGATGCTGTCGTCGCGCATCTCGAGCACCACACCGGTGAGGAGTCCCAGGCCCAGCGCCACCAGCAGGGCGATGAGCAGGCCGCTCATCCGGTCGGGCCTGGCGGCGAGGGTCGGCACGGAGGCCGGGGAGACGACGTGGAAGAGATCCTCGGCACCGCGCAGCTCCAGCTCCTGCGCCAGCTCGGCCTCCACCCGGCGCGACACCACGCTCTGGTACTTCGTGCGGGCGATCTCGTAGTCGCGCTGCAGGACACCCAGCTCGTGGGCCCACTTCGGGGTGCGGTCCAGGCGCTCCTGGTAGGACTTCGCCTGCTGGTGCAGCTCCTCGATGTCCTTCTGGATGGCGGAGATGAGGCTCGTCACCCGGGTGCGCTCCTGGCGCTCGGCCCACTGGCGGCCCTCGGCGTCCTTGCGCTTGGCCGTCATGGTGGAGAGCTCCTGGTCCAGACGCTTCACCTCGGGGTGATCCGCCGTCCAGGACGTGCGGGCGGCCACCAGGTCACGGGTGAGGCCACTCTCGGCGGCCTCGAGCCGGCCCGCCTCGCTGTCCGCGGCATTGCGAGCCCGGGCCAGGTCGGAGCGGCGGCCCTCGGCGACACGCAGCTCCTCGGACTTGGTCTGCAACAGGGCGCCCACGCGCTCGAGGCCCCGCATGTTCATCTCCAACTGCTCGGGCAGCTCACCGATGTGGGCCACCTTGAACTGGGCGATCTTCTTCTCCCAGCCCGTCACCGTGGCCGACAGGGCGGTGATCTCGTCCTCGAAGAGCTTGGTGGCGCGCGCCGCCTGGGTCTGACGCGACTTGAGCGTCTCCTCGGCGAAGAGCTGCGGCAGGCGGTTGGCCACCTGGGCCGCCACGTTCGGGTCCGTGCTGGCATAGACCAGCTCGAAGGCGCTCTCCCCCTCCACGCGCACGGTGATGTCCTTGCGCATGCGCTCGACGGCCGCATCGATTCCCTTCTCCGACACGATCTCCGGATAGAGGTTCATCTCCTCGATGGCCTTCTGGAGCACCGGCCGCGACATCAGCTCCTGGCGCACGGTGAGCAGACGCTGCTCGACGAGCTCGCTCACGGTGCGCTGCACCATCTCCTCACCGGGGCGCTGCGGCTGCACACGCACCGTCGCCGTCGCCTCGTACACATTGGGCTGCACCAGCACGATCGCGGCGCCCACCGCGAAGACCGCCAACACAATGGCCCCGACCAACACCTTGCGGCGCCACAGTGCCTTCAGCACCTGGTCTGCCGTCATCCCACGCTCCATGTGCGCTCCTCCTGATTCCATTGGTGTCACCACGCCGTCATGTGCAGGCGAAGCGCCGCCACATTCCGGGAAAGGTTCACATCCGCCGCGGCCTCACCCATACCCACCTGTGCGATGCGATCCACGGCGGCCTGCACCGACACGTACCGATTCACCTCGAACTCGAACCCCGCGCTCAGGGCGTAGCCCTGAGACACGTTGGTGCCCACATCCCACCGGAAGGCGTCCTCTCCCGGGGCCCTGCCATTGCGGAAGAAGCTGGCGGCCGCGAACATCCGCGCCCGCTGGCTGAAATGCTTGTTGAACGTCAGTCCCGCGTAGTCCGCCCACAGCGTGTTGGAGAAACCGCTGGCGCCCACCAGGTCGTGGCCAATGTTGAGGCCCATGTCGAAGGTGCCGCGCTCGTGCAGCACCTCCAGTTTCAACCGCGGCATCCACCCCCGAGTGCCATCCTCACCGAGGAAGGACACCGGCCCGCCGCGCAGCGTGGCGGTGGTGTTGCGCGCCAGCCGATAGCGCAGGGCACCGAAGAGGCCATGCGCCTGATCCACGCTGTCGCCGTAGAGGAACGCCTGGTAGCGGTACTCCGCGCCCAGCCACAGCCGCGGCGTGGTGCGCACCCACGTCTCCAGATAGGGCGTGTGGACGAAACCCGCCACACTGCCCGGCGTGAGCACCCGCACTCCCTCGAAGGCATACCCCGCCGCCACGTCCACGCGCCGGCTCATCCGGTTGGTCACCGACAGCTTGGACGCGCCGTAGAGGACGGGCTGGTTGGTGCGCGCCACGCTCTCGCGCGGCAGGGAGCGGGGATCCGTCACCCGGAAGATGCTCCCGGAGGCCTCCACCCGCAGGCGGCGCGAGAGCAGCTTGCGCACGGACAGTCCGCCGCGGTGATCCAACGTCACCGTCCCGCTGCCGTGGCGCAGCAGCAAGTCCGCCGCGTAGAAGCTCTCGAGCTTCAGGGTGCGGTCCTTCACGTCCAGTCCCAGACGCGGGGTGACCTTCGACATCAGCTGGCCCGTGGGCGTGGTGCCCAGGGCGCCGCCGGTGGGCGCATCGGGAGCGACCACCGGGTTCAGGCGGAAGTCATCGTCGTAGCGCTCCTCCAACGACAGCCGGAGCCGAGGCTCCACCAGCGTGGCGCCGAGCGCCGCCGGGGAGCTCCCCGCCACCGCCGCCGCCGCCAGCCATTTCTTCCAACCTCCGCTCATGACACCCCTCCTTCCCCACACTCCGACCCGACCGCTTCCCACTCGCCCACCGTCCCCTCGCCTACGGCACGACGATGGTGTCGCCAGGGCGCAGATCCAGCGGCTCGTTGTTCTTCGACTCCTCCACCAACTGGCTGTAGCTCACCGGAATGGGCTCGCCCTCGGCCCCCTGGCGGCGCAGCACCACGATGGCGTCGCGATCCGCGAAGTCCGTGAAGCCGCCGGCCAGGGCAATCGCCTGGAGCACCGACACCCGGCCGCGCAGGGGATAGGCCCCCGGACGCGCCACCTCACCGGTGACGAAGACGCGGGTGCTGTTGACCTCGCGGACGATCACCGTCACGCGCGGATCCTGCACGTAGGGCTTGAGCGACTCGCGGATCTGATCCGACAGCTCGACGGGCGTGCGCCCCTCGGCCCTCACCTCGCCCACCATCGGCAGGGAGATGAAACCATCCGGCCTCACCGGCAGCGTGCGCGACAGGTCCCCATCGCGCCACACCGCCACATCCAACACGTCCTCCCGGCCGATGCGGTACGGCTGGTCCGAGTTGTCCACCGGCCGCGTGGCCTGGTGAGCACAACCCGACGACAGGAGGAGCATCCCCATCACCGCCCACGATTTCGCGCCCATCATTCCCATGCTCGCCTCTCCCCGAAGTTCTCGGCCCGTCCTGTTCAGGGGCCTTGTGTTCGGGATGGGCCATAAGCAGGGGATGTGCCAAGGTCCGTGGGGAAGGAAAGTCCCCGGATCCTCATGGGTTACGCGCTACCTCCTTGGGGAAAGGTTTGGGATGTCCGGGAAAAAATTCCGACCTCGGCCTTCAGGACGTACCTGATTCAGGGCGTGGTTGCTGCCCGGGCAGGGCAATTTCGTTCCCATTCAGTTCGGGACTTTTTCCCCTCCCCTGGGAGCGGTGCGTGGCACGCCGATTGAAATGACCTTTGGCTCGGAACACAGACCTGGAAGGGTCCAGGCTGAAGAGCACCGGCGGGGGTAACAATGAGCAAGGCGGCGGCGGGAGCGGTGATCGCGATGTTCACGGTGGGCGCGGGCGTGATGACGATGTTGGGCTCGGTGCTGGGCACGTATGCGGAGCCGGCCACGGTGGCGATGCTGGGCGCGGGCCTGTTCGCGGGCAGCTCCATCCTCAATGGCTTCAAGGACACGGCCTCGGCGGGCGTGGCGAAGGAGGCCTGAGAAGGCTGT is drawn from Cystobacter fuscus DSM 2262 and contains these coding sequences:
- a CDS encoding polysaccharide biosynthesis/export family protein, translated to MGMMGAKSWAVMGMLLLSSGCAHQATRPVDNSDQPYRIGREDVLDVAVWRDGDLSRTLPVRPDGFISLPMVGEVRAEGRTPVELSDQIRESLKPYVQDPRVTVIVREVNSTRVFVTGEVARPGAYPLRGRVSVLQAIALAGGFTDFADRDAIVVLRRQGAEGEPIPVSYSQLVEESKNNEPLDLRPGDTIVVP
- a CDS encoding GumC family protein codes for the protein MERGMTADQVLKALWRRKVLVGAIVLAVFAVGAAIVLVQPNVYEATATVRVQPQRPGEEMVQRTVSELVEQRLLTVRQELMSRPVLQKAIEEMNLYPEIVSEKGIDAAVERMRKDITVRVEGESAFELVYASTDPNVAAQVANRLPQLFAEETLKSRQTQAARATKLFEDEITALSATVTGWEKKIAQFKVAHIGELPEQLEMNMRGLERVGALLQTKSEELRVAEGRRSDLARARNAADSEAGRLEAAESGLTRDLVAARTSWTADHPEVKRLDQELSTMTAKRKDAEGRQWAERQERTRVTSLISAIQKDIEELHQQAKSYQERLDRTPKWAHELGVLQRDYEIARTKYQSVVSRRVEAELAQELELRGAEDLFHVVSPASVPTLAARPDRMSGLLIALLVALGLGLLTGVVLEMRDDSIRDTQELRDRLPLPVLAVVPNMQGKVEKRVLMPATGARNVVPPNSTDSTLN
- a CDS encoding gluconeogenesis factor YvcK family protein, which translates into the protein MIESDLVLDETWSTQKDAAKQAGEQNELRQALELRPTRIVAMGGGTGLPMVLKGLARRATPKPGEPGLDLTAVVAMSDDGGSSGRLRRTRGALPPGDVRNCLVALAEGKGPLSEVFQYRFAGKKGLAGHAVGNLLISALAELKGDFMEAVRVSGTLLGAKGRVLPSTLAPVDLVAQMEDSTEVVGESNICRARGRIRKVHLSPSAPAPVDGLLESIRTADMIVIGPGSLYSSVMPNLLVDGVAQALRETRALKVMVANLMTQPGETDGMDCLDHVRAIIDHVGPVLDAVLVNGTTPCEEAVRRYARKGSTPVRVDRRALIDAGVIPVEADLLKEGSRIRHDGRKVTRCLLKMARSGI
- a CDS encoding CpsD/CapB family tyrosine-protein kinase; translated protein: MEKTMERAGNFLPRVDESAGSPNAVDNRVVSLTAPASIAAEQYRSLYYRLERMRELRPLKVVGITSAMPGEGKTVTTVNLALAAARANPERRILLIDADLRRGQVAQVLGIRGRPGLSELLSGECEVRELVRRFHATRMAVITAGGTPEEPTQALASARMKQFLKLVRDHFDEIYVDLPPTLPFADASILGHQTDGLLMVVRAHHSQAKTVTQAMEQLGGAPVLGCVLNGAEMSAAPYLKEYSSNKK
- a CDS encoding sugar transferase — encoded protein: MLRVFHHYFSARKLTLFLIEGAAIALACVLGAMACARMLAPADGSLALARSMTGLMLLGVTFVPTFQFSLYLMDLYDLRVAAEDRGRGARLLKAAGVTTAVVGLLMLVAPAVLPIQLPPGALLGGAVGALVGTGLVRYSLRAVVGGPSRVLIVGDGLKARALATAIEQGGEDSFHVVAMVDPRRPRVGSQALEPVNVTAERLKADFVVQAADDMRGANWMDALLRCRLDGRRVYEAAGFCERVLRRIPVTHLRTSDFAFADELTVSGARRAAKRVFDILVASTLLICAAPFLLIVMAAIKLDSKGPLFYRQERTGLNGKSYWLWKFRSMRTDAEKNGAVWARTNDDRVTRVGRFIRKTRIDEIPQVLNILTGDMSFVGPRPERPVFIEQLKQQIPFYALREAVKPGLTGWAQIRYPYGASVEDARNKLEFDLYYVKNGSLFLDMSIIFHTVRHVLLARGAR